Sequence from the Thermococcus nautili genome:
GCCCTCTCCGGTTCATCCGCGAGGGCTTCTGCGACCCATCTCAGGGCGTAGGAGCGCCAGTAGGGGTCTTCTATCTTCCTTGCCTCTGCCTCTGCCCCTTCAACGTCCCCTTCACTGAGGAGTTGCCTGACGAGTAACAGCCTCTCGTCCATCTCAACCCCTCAGCCTGGGGAACCATACCTTCTTTCCTTTCTTTTCCTTCTCCTCGTCCCACTCGGCGAGTATCTTTACAGCCTCGCTCGCTACCAACGCCGCTTCCTTCTCTCCAGCCTTTCCGAACTCGTTCGTAACGCGGTTCGCAAAGACGGCGCACACGCAACCGGCCCTAAGCCCGTAGATGTTAGCCAGCGTGAACAGCGTGGCCGCTTCCATCTCGAAGTTCGTGACCCTCGCCTGCCTGAGGTCATCGAGGATGTTCCTCGCGAAGCTTGGGAAGTAGCCGTTCAGACCCGGCCTGCCCTGGCCAAGGTAGAAGCTGTCCGTCGAGGCCGTAATGCCGATGTGGTATCTAACGCCGAGGGTTTCGGCTGCCTCGATAAGAGCCAAAGTCACCTCAAGGTCCGCAACGGCCGGATACTCGACGCGGACGTACTGCTTTGAGGTTCCTTCAAGCCTCACGGCGGCCTTGGCTATAATCAGGTCGCCTATCTCCATCCCCGGCTGGATTGCGCCGGTCGAACCGACCCTTATGAAGGTGTCGGCGCCTATCGCCGCGAGCTCCTCGATGGCGATAGCGGTCGAAGGCCCGCCTATTCCCGTCGAGGTGACGCTTATCGGAACGCCCTTGTATTTGCCGGTGTGCGTCCTGTACTCCCTGTGGAAGGCTATCTCCCTCGCTTCGTCCCAGAGGGAGCTTATCTTCGGCACCCTCTCCGGGTCGCCCGGCAGGAGAACGTAGCGCGCAACGTCACCGGGCTTGCAGGCTATGTGGTACTGGTAGCCTTCCTCGGTCTGTGGCCTTTCGGCCGAAATGAACTTCTCACCCATGGCAACCACCTTTTTAAGTTTCGATGTCCTTTATTCCACACCATCCCTAAAAAAGGTGATGCTATGCTGCGCTGTTCCCGTTGCGGGAGAACTTATCCAGAAACCTTTCGCCTTACCTGCGACTGCGGGGGAACGCTTCTCGTCGAGCGGAACTCAGATGCATTCACACCGGAGCCGTTCCTTGATGTTAGGCGCTACCGCAGGTATCTGCCCGTTAACGGGGAAGTCGCCCCGGTTCCAGCGGTTACGCCTGTAAGCGGGCTCGAAATCAACGGCGTTAGGACCTTCTTTAAGCTCGACTACCTCCAGCCGAGCGGTTCATTCAAGGACAGGGGCACCTGGGTTACGGTTTCAAAGTTGCTCGACGAGGGCATCACAGAGGTCGTCCTCGATAGCTCCGGCAACGCCGCGCTGAGCTTCGCGCTCTACGGTCTTGCAAACGGAATCCGCGTTCATGCCTTCGTCTCCTATGATACGAGTCCCGGCAAGCTCTCGCTCCTCCAGGCGCTCGGTGCCGTGGTCCACTACGTTGACGGCGACAGAATGGCCGTCCACGAGCGCGCGGTCGAGTTCTCCGAGCGGAGCGGAGTTACCTACGTCTCCCACTGGCTCAACCCCTACTTCCTGGAGGGCACCAAGACAATCGCTTTTGAGCTTTACGAGCAACTCGGAGTTCCCGACTGGATTCTTGCCCCGACCGGAAGCGGAACCCTCTTTCTCGGCCTCTGGAAGGGTTTCTCCGAGCTAAAAGCAATGGGGGAGATTGATAGACTTCCAAGGCTCGTCGCGGTTCAGGCTTCCGGCTACGAGAGCCTCTGCGGGCGCTCGGCAGTGAAAAACACCCTCGCTGAAGGTATAACCATTCCCGAACCGCCGAGACTCGACGAGATGAGAAAGGCTCTGAAAGAAACCGGGGGGCTCTGCGTGAGCGTTGACGAGCTTGAAACGATGGGCGCGCTCAGCTGGCTTAAGAGACGTGGCTTCCTGGTCGAGCCAACGTCCGCCGTTGTCCTCTCCGCGCTGTGGAAGCTCATTGAAACGGGTCTGGTTGAAAAAGGCGAGCTCGTTGTTTTGCCTCTGACGGGGTCTGGACTTAAACTAACCCAAGGTATTTAAACTCTCGCGCCAACTAACTTCGGAGGTGATGGTGATGATAAGGTACCCTGCAGTCGCGGGAAGTTTCTATCCATCTGACGAGACGCTCATCGAGATGCTGGAGGAGTTCTTTAGCGACCTCGGCGAGGAGGGGAGAGAGAGGAGGATAACGGCAGGAGTTGCGCCCCACGCGGGCTACGTCTTTTCAGGCTACACAGCATCGAGAACTTACAAGGCCATCTTCGAGGACGGCCTGCCAGATACCTTCGTAATCCTCGGGCCGAACCACACAGGTCTCGGCTCGCCGATAGCGGTCTATCCCGAGGGAGAGTGGCTCACCCCGCTCGGGAGCATCGAGGTCGATGCCGAGATGGCCAAGGCGATAGCAAAGCTCTCGGGCATAGCGGATTTGGATGAATTGGCTCATAGGTACGAGCACTCGATAGAGGTTCAGGTGCCCTTCATTCAGTATCTGGCAGAGCTCGCCGGAAAGAAAGTGAGAATCGTCCCCATAACCCTCGGCATTCAGGACGAAGATGTCTCAAGGGCCCTCGGAAAGGCGATATTCGAGGCGAGCGAGGAACTCGGCAGGGACGTTGTGGTCATAGCGAGCACCGACTTCATGCACTACGGACCTATGTACGGCTACGTGCCCTTCAGAGCCAGGGCCGACGAGCTTCCGCACAGAATAAAGGAGTGGGACTTCAGGCTGATACGGAGAATCCTCGACTTTGACGTTGACGGTCTCTTCAGGGAGCTCCGCGAGATGAGGCACACGATGTGCGGGCCAGGGGCCGTTGGGACTGCCATAGTTTACTCTCGCTCTGCCGGGGCGCTTGAGGCGGAGCTTTTACACTACACGACGAGCTACGAGGTCAGCAGGAGCACAGAGGCGATAGTCGGCTACGCGAGCATCGTGATGAGGAGGTGAAGTTTTAAGAGTTGCTAGCTTATTTTCTACCATGAACCTCGACGATGCCGTGAGAAAAATCCTCCAGCTCGGCGGCGACCGGGTGAAGTTCATCATCCTCTTCGGCTCCCGCGCGAGAGGCGAGGCGAGGAAGGACAGCGACGTCGATTTGTGCGTCTACTACGAGGGCACTCCCAGGGAGGCCTTTGAGTTCAGGATGCGGGTTCTTGGAGTTCTCCCGGAGGAATACGACGTCCAGATTTTCCAGCTCCTCCCAGTCTATCTTAGGAAGGAGTGCCTCAGGGGGAAGGTTCTCTTCTGCAGGGACGAGACGTTCCTCTACGACCTCGCCTATGAGACGATAAAGGAGTGGGAGGACTTCAAGCGCTACTACTACGACTACCTCGGCCTGGAGGCGATAGAATGAGGGTTGAGCTGAGAGAGAAACTCCTGGAGGGTCAAAAATGAGGGTTTTAGCTTCTGCTCCGGCTAAAATTATCCTCTTCGGCGAGCACAGCGTCGTCTACGGCAAGCCAGCGATAGCGGCCGCGATAAACCTGAGAACCTACGTGTGGGCAGAGTTCAACGAGAGCGGGGCGATAAAGATAGAGGCCAAGGACATACGCGTTCCGGGGCTGACCGTTTCCTTCTCAGAGGACGAGATTTACTTTGAAAGCGACTACGGCAAAGCAGCAGAGGTCCTCAGCTACGTCCGCCAGGCGATAGAGCTCGTGAGGGAGGAAGCGGACAAAAACGGGAAAGGAATCACCGTTTCGATAACGTCTCAGATTCCCGTTGGAGCGGGTCTCGGCTCATCGGCCGCGGTAGCGGTTGCCACAATCGGCGCGGTTTCAAGGCTCCTCGGCCTCGAGCTGACCAACGAGGAAATCGGAAAGCTCGGCCACAGGGTTGAACTCCTCGTTCAGGGAGCATCGAGCGGCATTGACCCGACGGTCTCGGCGATAGGTGGCTTCATCCACTACGAGAAGGGCAAGTTCGAGCATCTGCCCTTTATGGAGCTCCCAATAGTTGTGGGCTACACGGGCTCGAGCGGTTCGACGAAAGAACTGGTGGCAATGGTGAGGAGAACGAGGGAGGAGATGCCCGAGATAATCGAACCAATACTCCTCTCGATGGGCAAGATTGTGGAGAGAGCGAGGGAAATCCTCCTCTCTGACCTTGACGAGAAAGTTCGCTTCGAGAGGCTTGGACGGCTTATGAACATCAACCACGGTCTCCTCGACGCCCTCGGCGTTTCGACCAAAAAGCTCAGCGAGCTGGTCTATGCGGCCAGAACTGCCGGGGCTTTGGGGGCCAAGATAACCGGTGCCGGTGGCGGCGGCTGTATGTACGCCCTTGCACCTGAGAAGCAGAGCGAGGTAGCCACTGCCATCACGATAGCTGGTGGAACTCCGATGATAACCGAGATAAGCAGGGAAGGCCTCAGGATAGAGGAGGTGATTCCGTGATAATCGTCAAACTCGGTGGAAGCGTCTTCAGCGACAAATCCGGCGAGCCCGAGAACTTCAGGGAAAACGTCGTCCGCTCAATAGCGGGGGAGATTAAGGATTTTTACCCTGAGGAGGACTTCATAGTAGTCCACGGAGGCGGTAGCTTTGGGCATCCCTACGCCAAGGAATACAGAATCAGGGAGGGTCTCCTTGGGCTTTCGGAGGATGCATTGTTCTGGCGCAAGAAGGGGTTCTCCCTCACGCATCACGCCATGCTGAGGGCGAACATGAAAATAGTTGAAGCTTTTATTGATGTCGGCATCCCAGCAGTCTCGGTTTCAAGCTCCTCCGTGTTCCTCATGGACTCCGACAGGGTTGTATACGGCGACGTTGAGCCCGTGAGGAAGCTGATTGAAACAGGGTTCGTCCCCGTCCTTTTCGGCGACGTGGCGGTTGACCTCGCTCGGGGCGTTGATATACTCTCCGGCGACCAGATAGTTACATACCTGACGAAGCTCTTCAGGCCAAGGAAGGTAATCTTCCTGATGAGCGTTGACGGAATCTACGACGGAAAACCGGGCGAGGGGACCCTGCTCTTTGAACTTTCCCCGGATGAAATAGACAACCTCATAAAGCGTCTCGCTGGGTCTGCAGGAACCGACGTAACAGGAGGAATAATAAACAAGCTGAGGGAAGCGAAGGAGATAGCGCGTTTCGCGGAGGTGTGGTTCGTTAACGGCCTCGTCCCCGGCAGGCTGAGCGGGGCCATCAGGGGAGACGGTTTCGGTACAAGGATTGTGCCTTAGCTGAGGCGAAATCTTTTTATTTTCCTTTAGTAT
This genomic interval carries:
- a CDS encoding MEMO1 family protein, which codes for MIRYPAVAGSFYPSDETLIEMLEEFFSDLGEEGRERRITAGVAPHAGYVFSGYTASRTYKAIFEDGLPDTFVILGPNHTGLGSPIAVYPEGEWLTPLGSIEVDAEMAKAIAKLSGIADLDELAHRYEHSIEVQVPFIQYLAELAGKKVRIVPITLGIQDEDVSRALGKAIFEASEELGRDVVVIASTDFMHYGPMYGYVPFRARADELPHRIKEWDFRLIRRILDFDVDGLFRELREMRHTMCGPGAVGTAIVYSRSAGALEAELLHYTTSYEVSRSTEAIVGYASIVMRR
- a CDS encoding pyridoxal-phosphate dependent enzyme, with translation MLRCSRCGRTYPETFRLTCDCGGTLLVERNSDAFTPEPFLDVRRYRRYLPVNGEVAPVPAVTPVSGLEINGVRTFFKLDYLQPSGSFKDRGTWVTVSKLLDEGITEVVLDSSGNAALSFALYGLANGIRVHAFVSYDTSPGKLSLLQALGAVVHYVDGDRMAVHERAVEFSERSGVTYVSHWLNPYFLEGTKTIAFELYEQLGVPDWILAPTGSGTLFLGLWKGFSELKAMGEIDRLPRLVAVQASGYESLCGRSAVKNTLAEGITIPEPPRLDEMRKALKETGGLCVSVDELETMGALSWLKRRGFLVEPTSAVVLSALWKLIETGLVEKGELVVLPLTGSGLKLTQGI
- the mntA gene encoding type VII toxin-antitoxin system MntA family adenylyltransferase antitoxin → MNLDDAVRKILQLGGDRVKFIILFGSRARGEARKDSDVDLCVYYEGTPREAFEFRMRVLGVLPEEYDVQIFQLLPVYLRKECLRGKVLFCRDETFLYDLAYETIKEWEDFKRYYYDYLGLEAIE
- the udp gene encoding uridine phosphorylase, producing MGEKFISAERPQTEEGYQYHIACKPGDVARYVLLPGDPERVPKISSLWDEAREIAFHREYRTHTGKYKGVPISVTSTGIGGPSTAIAIEELAAIGADTFIRVGSTGAIQPGMEIGDLIIAKAAVRLEGTSKQYVRVEYPAVADLEVTLALIEAAETLGVRYHIGITASTDSFYLGQGRPGLNGYFPSFARNILDDLRQARVTNFEMEAATLFTLANIYGLRAGCVCAVFANRVTNEFGKAGEKEAALVASEAVKILAEWDEEKEKKGKKVWFPRLRG
- a CDS encoding isopentenyl phosphate kinase, producing MIIVKLGGSVFSDKSGEPENFRENVVRSIAGEIKDFYPEEDFIVVHGGGSFGHPYAKEYRIREGLLGLSEDALFWRKKGFSLTHHAMLRANMKIVEAFIDVGIPAVSVSSSSVFLMDSDRVVYGDVEPVRKLIETGFVPVLFGDVAVDLARGVDILSGDQIVTYLTKLFRPRKVIFLMSVDGIYDGKPGEGTLLFELSPDEIDNLIKRLAGSAGTDVTGGIINKLREAKEIARFAEVWFVNGLVPGRLSGAIRGDGFGTRIVP
- a CDS encoding mevalonate kinase, with amino-acid sequence MRVLASAPAKIILFGEHSVVYGKPAIAAAINLRTYVWAEFNESGAIKIEAKDIRVPGLTVSFSEDEIYFESDYGKAAEVLSYVRQAIELVREEADKNGKGITVSITSQIPVGAGLGSSAAVAVATIGAVSRLLGLELTNEEIGKLGHRVELLVQGASSGIDPTVSAIGGFIHYEKGKFEHLPFMELPIVVGYTGSSGSTKELVAMVRRTREEMPEIIEPILLSMGKIVERAREILLSDLDEKVRFERLGRLMNINHGLLDALGVSTKKLSELVYAARTAGALGAKITGAGGGGCMYALAPEKQSEVATAITIAGGTPMITEISREGLRIEEVIP